A region of Nocardioides sp. JS614 DNA encodes the following proteins:
- the purD gene encoding phosphoribosylamine--glycine ligase: MKTLVIGTGGREHALARALSQDPAVTEVHAAPGNPGIAAVATLHAVDPMSGEAVADLAVALGIDLVVVGPEAPLVAGVADAVRSKGIAVFGPSGAAAQLEGSKAFAKDVMQAAGVPTAAARVCADAEAVAAALDEFGPPYVVKDDGLAAGKGVVVTSSREDGRTHAAGCARVVVEEYLDGPEVSLFAITDGSTVYPLLPAQDFKRIFDGDGGPNTGGMGAYTPLPWTEPGLVDEVLREVLQPTVDEMARRGTPFSGLLYAGLALTSRGIRVVEFNARWGDPETQPLLALLESPLAPLLMGAATGTLASVPAPVWKDGAAVAVVLASAGYPETSSSGDVITGVEEAEAVEGVHVIQAGTALAGGELVTAGGRVLAVVGTGADVAAARTAAYDGVARISFRGAQHRTDIAAGVTAAQL, translated from the coding sequence GTGAAGACCCTCGTCATCGGCACCGGCGGACGCGAACACGCACTGGCCCGCGCGCTCTCCCAGGACCCCGCCGTGACCGAGGTGCACGCCGCCCCCGGCAACCCCGGCATCGCCGCGGTCGCCACGCTGCACGCCGTGGACCCGATGTCGGGGGAGGCCGTCGCCGACCTGGCCGTCGCGCTCGGCATCGACCTCGTGGTCGTCGGCCCCGAGGCGCCGCTGGTCGCAGGCGTCGCGGACGCGGTGCGTTCGAAGGGGATCGCGGTGTTCGGCCCCTCCGGCGCGGCCGCGCAGCTGGAGGGCTCGAAGGCGTTCGCGAAGGACGTGATGCAGGCGGCCGGCGTCCCCACCGCCGCGGCCCGCGTCTGCGCCGACGCCGAGGCCGTCGCGGCCGCGCTGGACGAGTTCGGGCCGCCGTACGTCGTGAAGGACGACGGGCTCGCCGCCGGCAAGGGCGTGGTGGTGACGTCGTCGCGCGAGGACGGCCGCACGCACGCCGCCGGCTGTGCTCGCGTCGTCGTCGAGGAGTACCTCGACGGCCCCGAGGTGTCGCTGTTCGCGATCACCGATGGCAGCACGGTCTATCCGCTCCTGCCGGCCCAGGACTTCAAGCGGATCTTCGACGGCGACGGGGGGCCGAACACCGGCGGCATGGGCGCCTACACGCCGCTGCCGTGGACGGAACCCGGCCTCGTCGACGAGGTACTGCGCGAGGTGCTGCAGCCGACCGTCGACGAGATGGCCCGCCGCGGCACGCCGTTTTCCGGGCTCCTGTACGCCGGCCTCGCGCTGACCTCGCGCGGCATCCGGGTCGTGGAGTTCAACGCCCGCTGGGGCGACCCGGAGACCCAACCGCTCCTCGCGCTCCTCGAGTCCCCGCTCGCGCCGCTGCTGATGGGCGCGGCCACCGGCACCCTGGCCTCCGTGCCGGCTCCGGTGTGGAAGGACGGCGCGGCCGTGGCCGTCGTGCTGGCCAGCGCCGGCTACCCGGAGACCTCGTCCTCGGGCGACGTCATCACCGGGGTCGAGGAGGCCGAGGCGGTCGAGGGCGTCCATGTGATCCAGGCCGGCACCGCGCTCGCCGGCGGCGAGCTCGTCACCGCCGGCGGCCGAGTCCTGGCCGTCGTCGGCACCGGGGCGGATGTCGCCGCGGCCCGGACGGCGGCGTACGACGGCGTCGCCCGCATCTCGTTCCGCGGCGCCCAGCACCGCACCGACATCGCGGCCGGCGTGACCGCCGCTCAACTGTAA
- a CDS encoding catalase family peroxidase: protein MPDPTAPEPAGLDPAAAIDRLRAAFRGPAAHRTLHAKGRFYAGTFTPTPEAGELCRAGHLRAPTPVLVRWSNAGGNAAVPDPTPDIRGMAVKFRLADGTATDLLGQTSPRFPTDDPEEFVAMTEASVRPLTFPFFLARHPRLLPSVLASLRAHAVSAPVSFAEPAYFPIHAYGWLDDAGRRAWVRYAFVPQASAADRLPERFEGPDRLFEEMAARLERGPVTHEVRVQVAGPGHDPHSATSVWKGARELVAGHLVVHEPLPDQEADGPVVFDPTRVVDGIELSDDPILRYRPAAYTESVSRRG from the coding sequence ATGCCCGACCCGACTGCCCCCGAACCGGCGGGGCTCGATCCCGCGGCCGCGATCGACCGCCTGCGCGCGGCGTTCCGCGGCCCCGCCGCCCATCGCACCCTGCACGCGAAGGGCCGGTTCTACGCCGGCACCTTCACCCCGACCCCGGAGGCCGGCGAGCTGTGCCGGGCCGGCCACCTCCGCGCACCCACGCCGGTCCTCGTCCGCTGGTCGAACGCCGGCGGTAACGCCGCCGTGCCCGACCCGACCCCGGACATCCGCGGGATGGCGGTGAAATTCCGGCTCGCCGACGGCACCGCGACCGACCTGCTCGGCCAGACCTCCCCGCGGTTCCCGACCGACGACCCGGAGGAGTTCGTCGCGATGACCGAGGCGTCGGTGAGGCCGTTGACCTTTCCGTTCTTCCTGGCCCGGCACCCGCGGCTGCTGCCGAGCGTGCTCGCGAGCCTGCGCGCCCACGCCGTCTCGGCACCGGTCAGCTTCGCGGAGCCGGCGTACTTCCCGATCCATGCCTATGGGTGGCTCGACGACGCCGGCCGGCGGGCCTGGGTGCGCTATGCCTTCGTGCCGCAGGCGAGCGCGGCCGACCGGCTGCCGGAGCGGTTCGAGGGGCCGGACCGGCTCTTCGAGGAGATGGCCGCTCGGCTCGAGCGGGGTCCGGTCACCCACGAGGTGCGGGTCCAGGTCGCCGGCCCGGGCCACGACCCGCACTCGGCGACGTCGGTCTGGAAGGGCGCCCGCGAGCTGGTCGCCGGGCACCTCGTCGTCCACGAGCCGTTGCCGGACCAGGAGGCGGACGGCCCGGTCGTCTTCGACCCGACCCGGGTGGTGGACGGTATCGAGCTCTCCGACGATCCCATCCTGCGATACCGACCGGCGGCCTACACCGAGTCCGTCTCCCGCCGCGGATAG
- a CDS encoding MFS transporter, with the protein MSEHVVAPPREEEPAYQPHPRRWRILGVTLVVGFMALLDVSIVNVAIPSMRIGLETSAGTVQWVVSGYALAFGLTLVAGGRLGDAYGRRRMMLIGLLCFVASSVAVGFAPDVELVIAARLLQGASAGLLTPQNSGLIQELFRDRERARAFGLFGFTVSVSSATGPVLGGLIIALAGEDDGWRWLFWVNAPIGLVAMVAVARLVPGPDPDAAGRGSSRVDVPGAVLLGGAVLCLLYPVVRIESGARLPLLLLAGVPLFAWAFVWWERRTALRGRPPLLDIALLRRLPGYLNGLLVGALYFTGFTGLLLVFSIYLQEGLGRTPLQAGLLMMPFAVGSAISAPIAGRYVSDAGRRLTVGAILAMMTGVALLAALVPGREPLWPWLVPILLLTGLGGGAVVSPNITLTLTEVPPRMGGAAGGALQTGQRIGASIGAALLVTVYGLVAGSASTGTALRAALLTSVVVLCAALAMAVRALRQQDAG; encoded by the coding sequence GTGAGCGAGCACGTGGTGGCGCCACCGCGGGAGGAGGAGCCGGCCTACCAGCCGCACCCGCGGCGCTGGCGCATCCTCGGCGTCACGCTGGTCGTCGGCTTCATGGCGCTGCTCGACGTCTCGATCGTCAACGTCGCGATCCCGTCGATGCGCATCGGCCTGGAGACGTCCGCCGGGACCGTGCAGTGGGTCGTGTCCGGCTACGCGTTGGCGTTCGGCCTGACCCTGGTCGCCGGCGGCCGGCTGGGCGACGCGTACGGCCGCCGCCGGATGATGCTGATCGGCCTGCTCTGCTTCGTCGCCTCGAGCGTCGCGGTCGGGTTCGCGCCCGACGTCGAGCTCGTGATCGCCGCCCGGCTGCTCCAGGGCGCGTCCGCCGGGCTGCTGACCCCGCAGAACTCCGGGCTGATCCAGGAGCTCTTCCGCGACCGCGAGCGGGCGCGGGCGTTCGGCCTGTTCGGCTTCACCGTGTCGGTCTCGTCGGCGACCGGCCCCGTGCTCGGCGGCCTGATCATCGCGCTGGCCGGCGAGGACGACGGCTGGCGCTGGCTGTTCTGGGTGAACGCACCGATCGGCCTGGTCGCGATGGTCGCCGTGGCGCGGCTGGTGCCGGGCCCCGACCCCGACGCGGCGGGGCGCGGCAGCAGCCGGGTCGACGTCCCCGGGGCGGTGCTGCTCGGTGGCGCGGTGCTGTGCCTGCTCTACCCCGTGGTGCGCATCGAGAGCGGCGCCCGGCTGCCGCTGCTGCTGCTCGCCGGGGTGCCGCTGTTCGCGTGGGCGTTCGTGTGGTGGGAGCGGCGTACGGCGCTGCGCGGCCGGCCGCCGCTGCTCGACATCGCGCTGCTGCGCCGGCTGCCCGGCTACCTCAACGGGCTGCTGGTCGGGGCGCTGTACTTCACCGGGTTCACCGGCCTGCTGCTGGTGTTCTCGATCTACCTCCAGGAGGGCCTCGGCCGCACCCCGCTCCAGGCCGGGCTGCTGATGATGCCGTTCGCCGTCGGGTCGGCGATCAGCGCGCCGATCGCCGGTCGCTACGTCTCGGACGCGGGCCGACGGCTCACGGTCGGCGCGATCCTCGCGATGATGACCGGCGTCGCCCTCCTGGCCGCCCTGGTCCCGGGCCGCGAGCCGCTGTGGCCGTGGCTGGTGCCGATCCTGCTGCTCACCGGCCTCGGCGGCGGCGCGGTCGTCTCGCCGAACATCACGCTGACCCTGACCGAGGTGCCCCCGCGGATGGGCGGTGCGGCCGGTGGCGCGCTGCAGACCGGCCAGCGGATCGGGGCGTCGATCGGCGCCGCGCTGCTGGTGACCGTCTACGGGCTCGTCGCCGGGTCGGCCAGCACCGGCACCGCGCTCCGCGCCGCGCTGCTCACGAGCGTGGTGGTGCTGTGCGCCGCGCTGGCCATGGCGGTGCGCGCCCTGCGCCAGCAGGACGCAGGCTGA
- a CDS encoding LuxR C-terminal-related transcriptional regulator, translating into MARSEPTTVLTALGFSPAVERTYERVVRHSGQRLPFVAAAVLRTPEQLLADLEPLIDRGIVQVEDERVHVEAPARALARLIVELSATASQAHADVAQLARAVPLLVAGAARPAEGEVHDVRPIDGEISSGGHPGPLITALIQHSKGDLAWLRPDQWRVHREGRMLEVVRDLVASGRRSRAIYPVRVLREAPEVVRARAAVGEEIRVLPDVPTRMFVIGTTHAVVPEPLGFVDEPRTLVRQQGLVEALALLFEMLWERASTVPELEQGEPRSDLRRFLLQQLATGAQDELIARKLGLSLRTVRRRVAGLMSELGADSRFQAGVEAVRRGWL; encoded by the coding sequence ATGGCTCGTTCCGAACCGACCACCGTGCTCACGGCCCTCGGGTTCAGTCCGGCCGTCGAGCGCACCTACGAACGCGTCGTGCGCCACTCCGGACAGCGGCTGCCCTTCGTGGCCGCGGCGGTGCTGCGCACGCCCGAGCAGCTGCTCGCCGACCTGGAGCCCCTGATCGACCGGGGCATCGTGCAGGTCGAGGACGAGCGGGTGCACGTCGAGGCGCCGGCGCGGGCGCTGGCCCGGCTGATCGTCGAGCTGAGCGCGACCGCGTCGCAGGCGCACGCCGACGTGGCGCAGCTGGCCCGCGCCGTACCCCTCCTCGTCGCCGGCGCCGCCCGTCCGGCCGAGGGCGAGGTGCACGACGTCCGGCCGATCGACGGCGAGATCAGCTCCGGCGGCCACCCGGGCCCGCTGATCACCGCCCTCATCCAGCACAGCAAGGGCGACCTCGCTTGGCTGCGTCCGGACCAGTGGCGGGTGCACCGGGAGGGGCGGATGCTCGAGGTCGTGCGCGACCTGGTCGCCTCCGGACGACGGTCCCGGGCGATCTACCCGGTCCGGGTGCTCCGCGAGGCGCCGGAGGTCGTGCGGGCGCGAGCCGCGGTCGGCGAGGAGATCCGGGTGCTCCCGGACGTCCCGACCCGGATGTTCGTCATCGGCACCACGCACGCCGTGGTGCCCGAGCCGCTCGGGTTCGTCGACGAGCCGCGCACCCTGGTGCGCCAGCAAGGGCTCGTGGAGGCGCTCGCGCTGCTCTTCGAGATGCTCTGGGAGCGGGCGTCCACCGTCCCCGAGCTCGAGCAGGGGGAGCCGCGCTCGGACCTGCGACGCTTCCTCCTGCAGCAGCTCGCCACCGGAGCCCAGGACGAGCTGATCGCCCGCAAGCTCGGCCTGAGCCTGCGCACCGTGCGCCGCCGGGTCGCGGGGCTGATGAGCGAGCTCGGCGCCGACTCCCGCTTCCAGGCCGGTGTCGAGGCGGTACGCCGCGGCTGGCTCTGA
- a CDS encoding diacylglycerol/lipid kinase family protein, which yields MDPLLVITNSEAGTSDEESLAAALAVLRERASVEVAATANPGELDGVLHRAGSRRIVVAGGDGSLHAVISALHRRQELGGATLGLLPLGTGNDFARGTGIPLDIEDAARVVLRDRPRPMDLVVDEVGEIVVNSVHVGAGAEASRKGASWKNRLGSIGIGRLNLGRLGYPIGAALTAIDPPSVRVRVEVDGEPICDLNDPVLMVAIGNGPSVGGGTHLTPEASPLDGKVDVMISRAVGPVSRLLYGARLGLGTHHRQDDSTYLRGSTVSVSGGPFWCSADGEVYGPERQRTWRVEPGAYSMLLP from the coding sequence GTGGACCCGCTCCTCGTGATCACCAACAGTGAGGCCGGCACCTCCGACGAGGAGTCGCTGGCGGCCGCGCTCGCCGTGCTCCGCGAGCGGGCCTCGGTCGAGGTGGCGGCCACGGCCAACCCCGGTGAGCTCGACGGCGTGCTGCACCGCGCGGGCTCGCGCCGGATCGTGGTCGCGGGCGGCGACGGCAGCCTGCACGCGGTGATCTCCGCGCTGCACCGCCGCCAGGAGCTGGGGGGCGCCACCCTCGGGCTGCTCCCGCTCGGCACCGGCAACGACTTCGCGCGCGGCACCGGGATCCCGCTCGACATCGAGGACGCCGCCCGGGTCGTGCTGCGCGACCGGCCGCGGCCGATGGACCTCGTCGTCGACGAGGTCGGCGAGATCGTCGTCAACAGCGTGCACGTCGGGGCGGGCGCCGAGGCCAGCCGCAAGGGTGCGTCCTGGAAGAACCGGCTCGGGTCGATCGGCATCGGCAGGCTCAACCTGGGCAGGCTCGGCTACCCGATCGGGGCGGCCCTGACCGCGATCGACCCGCCCAGTGTGCGGGTCCGGGTCGAGGTCGACGGCGAGCCCATCTGCGACCTGAACGACCCGGTGCTGATGGTGGCGATCGGCAACGGCCCGTCCGTCGGCGGAGGCACCCACCTGACCCCCGAGGCCAGCCCGCTCGACGGGAAGGTCGACGTGATGATCTCGCGCGCCGTCGGGCCCGTGTCCCGACTGCTGTACGGCGCGCGGCTGGGCCTGGGCACCCACCACCGGCAGGACGACAGCACCTACCTGCGCGGCAGCACCGTCTCGGTCTCCGGCGGGCCGTTCTGGTGCAGCGCCGACGGCGAGGTCTACGGTCCCGAGCGGCAGCGCACCTGGCGGGTCGAGCCGGGCGCGTACTCGATGCTGCTGCCCTGA
- the lysS gene encoding lysine--tRNA ligase, with the protein MTEHPSEHPSEHPSEHPAPADDLPDQMRVRRAKRARLLEEGREAYPVGVPRTHTLADVREAWGHLEAAEETQDVVGVAGRVVFVRNTGKLCFATLQEGIGTRLQVMLSLAEVGEEALDDWKHTVDLGDHVFVEGRVISSKRGELSVMASSWSMASKALRPLPVLHKELSEESRVRQRYADLIVRQEARDMVRTRAAVLRSIRSTLDDAGFVEVETPILQMMHGGAAARPFGTHLNAFDQDMTLRIALELFLKRAVVGGVDRVYELGRIFRNEGVDSTHSPEFTMLEFYEAYGDQFTAAERTKAIVLNAAAAAGVGTTLVDHHGHEIDLSGEWRWLPIADAVSDALGEQISTDETADNAAALRRLGEARDIALKPTWGAGEIILELYEQLVEHTLIQPTFVCDYPESVRPLARPHRTTPGLVEAWDLIIGGMELAPSYSELVDPVIQRERLTEQSLLAAGGDAEAMQLDEDFLRALEYGAPPMGGTGIGVDRLVMLLTGVGIRETILFPLLKPEAER; encoded by the coding sequence GTGACCGAGCACCCCAGCGAGCACCCGTCCGAGCACCCGTCCGAGCACCCAGCGCCCGCCGACGACCTGCCCGACCAGATGCGGGTGCGCCGGGCCAAGCGGGCCCGGCTGCTCGAGGAGGGCCGGGAGGCCTACCCCGTCGGCGTGCCGCGCACCCACACGCTGGCCGACGTGCGCGAGGCTTGGGGTCACCTCGAGGCCGCGGAGGAGACCCAGGACGTGGTCGGTGTCGCCGGTCGCGTCGTGTTCGTCCGCAACACCGGCAAGCTGTGCTTCGCGACCCTGCAGGAGGGCATCGGCACCCGGCTCCAGGTGATGCTCAGCCTCGCCGAGGTCGGCGAGGAGGCGCTCGACGACTGGAAGCACACCGTCGACCTCGGCGACCACGTGTTCGTCGAGGGCCGGGTGATCTCCTCCAAGCGGGGCGAGCTGTCGGTGATGGCGTCGAGCTGGTCGATGGCCTCCAAGGCGCTGCGCCCGCTGCCGGTGCTGCACAAGGAGCTGTCCGAGGAGTCGCGGGTCCGCCAGCGCTACGCCGACCTGATCGTGCGCCAGGAGGCGCGGGACATGGTCCGGACCCGGGCGGCCGTGCTGCGCTCCATCCGGTCGACCCTCGACGACGCGGGCTTCGTCGAGGTCGAGACGCCGATCCTGCAGATGATGCACGGCGGCGCCGCCGCGCGCCCCTTCGGAACCCACCTGAACGCCTTCGACCAGGACATGACCCTGCGGATCGCTCTCGAGCTGTTCTTGAAGCGCGCCGTCGTCGGCGGCGTGGACCGGGTCTACGAGCTCGGCCGGATCTTCCGCAACGAGGGCGTCGACTCCACGCACAGCCCCGAGTTCACGATGCTGGAGTTCTACGAGGCGTACGGCGACCAGTTCACCGCCGCTGAGCGCACCAAGGCGATCGTGCTCAACGCCGCCGCGGCGGCCGGCGTCGGCACCACCCTGGTGGACCACCACGGCCACGAGATCGACCTGTCCGGCGAGTGGCGCTGGCTGCCGATCGCCGACGCCGTCTCCGACGCGCTCGGTGAGCAGATCTCCACCGACGAGACCGCCGACAACGCGGCGGCCCTGCGCCGGCTGGGCGAGGCGCGCGACATCGCGCTCAAGCCGACCTGGGGCGCCGGCGAGATCATCCTGGAGCTCTACGAACAGCTCGTCGAGCACACCCTGATCCAGCCGACGTTCGTCTGCGACTACCCCGAGTCGGTGCGCCCGCTCGCCCGGCCGCACCGCACGACGCCCGGCCTGGTCGAGGCCTGGGACCTGATCATCGGCGGTATGGAGCTCGCACCGAGCTACTCCGAGCTGGTGGACCCGGTCATCCAGCGCGAGCGGCTGACCGAGCAGTCCCTGCTCGCGGCCGGCGGCGACGCCGAGGCGATGCAGCTCGACGAGGACTTCCTCCGGGCGCTGGAGTACGGCGCACCCCCGATGGGCGGCACCGGCATCGGGGTCGACCGCCTCGTGATGCTGCTCACCGGCGTCGGCATCCGGGAGACGATCCTGTTCCCGCTGCTCAAGCCCGAGGCCGAGCGCTGA
- a CDS encoding acylphosphatase → MRSAVDVTVTGRVQGVSFRYYADREADRLGVAGWVRNEPDGTVAAHVEGDPGAVAAFVRWCHDGPRLAHVEQVDVRDGTDQGLRSFGVR, encoded by the coding sequence ATGCGCAGCGCCGTCGACGTGACCGTGACCGGCCGGGTCCAGGGCGTCTCGTTCCGCTACTACGCCGATCGCGAGGCGGACCGCCTCGGCGTTGCAGGGTGGGTGCGCAACGAGCCGGACGGCACGGTGGCGGCCCACGTCGAGGGTGACCCCGGCGCGGTGGCCGCCTTCGTCCGGTGGTGCCACGACGGCCCGCGGCTCGCGCACGTCGAGCAGGTCGACGTACGCGACGGGACCGACCAGGGGCTCAGGTCGTTCGGGGTCCGCTGA
- the purB gene encoding adenylosuccinate lyase, giving the protein MTVPNVLATRYASAELARIWSPEHKIVLERQLWIAVLEAQRDLGIAVPDGVVEAYRGVAELGEKGVDLESIAARERVTRHDVKARIEEFSALAGHEHIHKGMTSRDLTENVEQLQVRQSVALVRDRAVAALARLARLAAEHEATVMAGRSHNVAAQATTLGKRFATVADEMLVALDRVEDLLVRYPLRGIKGPMGTAQDMLDLLDGDAAKLAELEQRVAAHLGFERVLTSVGQVYPRSLDLDVVSALVQLVSGPSNLATTIRLMAGNELVTEGFKEGQVGSSAMPHKMNSRSAERVNGLSVVLRGHLSMVSELAGDQWNEGDVSDSVVRRVALPDAFFAADGLFETFLTILDEFGAFPAVIQRELDRYLPFLATTKVLMAAVRNGVGREAAHESIKEAAVGTALDMRRGQADNDVFARLAADTRLGLTSDQLASLVAEPITFTGAAVAQVQAVVRRVAEVTDRHPAAAAYAPGDIL; this is encoded by the coding sequence GTGACCGTCCCCAACGTCCTGGCCACCCGCTACGCCTCCGCCGAGCTGGCGCGGATCTGGTCGCCGGAGCACAAGATCGTGCTGGAGCGGCAGCTCTGGATCGCGGTCCTGGAGGCGCAGCGCGACCTCGGGATCGCGGTGCCGGACGGTGTCGTCGAGGCCTACCGCGGCGTCGCGGAGCTCGGTGAGAAGGGGGTGGACCTCGAGTCGATCGCGGCCCGCGAGCGGGTGACCCGGCACGACGTGAAGGCCCGGATCGAGGAGTTCTCGGCGCTGGCGGGTCACGAGCACATCCACAAGGGCATGACCTCGCGCGACCTCACCGAGAACGTCGAGCAGCTGCAGGTCAGGCAGAGCGTGGCGCTGGTCCGCGACCGGGCGGTCGCGGCACTGGCCCGGCTCGCCCGGCTGGCCGCCGAGCACGAGGCCACCGTGATGGCCGGACGCAGCCACAACGTCGCCGCCCAGGCGACCACGCTCGGGAAGCGGTTCGCGACCGTGGCCGACGAGATGCTGGTCGCCCTCGACCGGGTCGAGGACCTGCTGGTGCGCTACCCGCTGCGCGGGATCAAGGGGCCGATGGGGACCGCGCAGGACATGCTCGACCTGCTCGACGGCGACGCCGCCAAGCTGGCCGAGCTCGAGCAGCGGGTCGCGGCGCACCTGGGCTTCGAGCGGGTGCTGACCAGCGTCGGGCAGGTCTACCCGCGCAGCCTCGACCTCGACGTCGTCAGCGCCCTGGTCCAGCTGGTGTCCGGACCGTCGAACCTCGCGACCACGATCCGGCTGATGGCCGGCAACGAGCTGGTGACCGAGGGCTTCAAGGAGGGCCAGGTCGGCTCCTCGGCGATGCCGCACAAGATGAACAGCCGCTCCGCCGAGCGGGTCAACGGGCTCTCGGTCGTGCTCCGCGGCCACCTCTCGATGGTCAGCGAGCTGGCCGGCGACCAGTGGAACGAGGGCGACGTCTCCGACTCCGTCGTCCGCCGGGTGGCCCTGCCGGACGCGTTCTTCGCCGCCGACGGGCTGTTCGAGACGTTCCTGACGATCCTCGACGAGTTCGGGGCCTTCCCGGCCGTCATCCAGCGCGAGCTGGACCGCTACCTGCCGTTCCTCGCCACCACGAAGGTGCTGATGGCCGCGGTTCGCAACGGGGTGGGCCGGGAGGCCGCCCACGAGTCGATCAAGGAGGCGGCGGTCGGCACCGCCCTCGACATGCGCCGCGGCCAGGCCGACAACGACGTCTTCGCCCGGCTGGCCGCCGACACCCGGCTGGGGCTGACCTCCGACCAGCTGGCGTCCCTGGTGGCCGAGCCGATCACGTTCACCGGCGCGGCGGTCGCGCAGGTGCAGGCCGTCGTACGCCGGGTCGCCGAGGTGACCGACCGGCACCCCGCGGCCGCGGCGTACGCACCCGGCGACATCCTCTAG
- a CDS encoding DUF3151 domain-containing protein gives MNSLTPGADLMAGPPPIHLPEDPAAAELVEGADVMEVVRRHPESPIAWATLGLLLADQTEDLDDLVTVYAYARVGYHRSLDQLRRNGWKGHGPVPWEHEPNRGFLQSLGLLALAARQIGETAEWERCAQFLRDSSRTAYDELLGDPDGDPDGDPDGDLDG, from the coding sequence ATGAACTCGTTGACGCCCGGTGCAGACCTGATGGCGGGCCCGCCGCCGATCCACCTTCCCGAGGACCCGGCGGCGGCCGAGCTCGTCGAGGGTGCCGACGTGATGGAGGTGGTCCGCCGGCACCCGGAGTCGCCGATCGCCTGGGCGACCCTCGGCCTGCTCCTCGCCGACCAGACCGAGGACCTCGACGACCTGGTCACCGTCTACGCCTACGCCCGGGTCGGCTACCACCGCAGCCTGGACCAGCTGCGCCGCAACGGCTGGAAGGGCCACGGGCCGGTGCCGTGGGAGCACGAGCCCAACCGCGGCTTCCTCCAGTCGCTGGGGCTGCTGGCGCTGGCCGCTCGCCAGATCGGCGAGACCGCGGAGTGGGAGCGGTGCGCGCAGTTCCTGCGGGACTCCAGCCGGACGGCGTACGACGAGCTCCTCGGCGACCCGGACGGCGACCCCGACGGCGACCCCGACGGCGACCTGGACGGCTGA
- a CDS encoding adenylosuccinate synthase has protein sequence MPAIAIIGAQWGDEGKGKATDLLGTSVDYVVKFNGGNNAGHTVVITDASGHTEKYALHLLPSGILTPGCTPVIGNGVVVDLAVLFEELDALEQRGVDVSRLRISANAHVIADYNRTLDKVTERFLGSRRIGTTGRGIGPTYADKMNRIGIRVQDIFDEKILTQKVEGVLDLKNQVLTKIYNRRAATVEATVEELLAFADRLRPMVCDTGLLLNQALDRGETVLLEAGQATLLDVDHGTYPFVTSSSATAGGACTGSGIPPRRLEQVIGIVKAYTTRVGEGPFPTELHDDAGEHLRKVGAEFGTTTGRPRRCGWYDAVIARYAARVNGVTDFVLTKLDVLTGLEQVPVCVAYDVGGVRHDEMPVNQTDFHHAVPIYEYLPGWWEDISGARTLADLPANAQAYVKAVEEMSGARISAVGVGPSRDATVAIHDLI, from the coding sequence ATGCCCGCGATCGCCATCATCGGTGCCCAGTGGGGCGACGAGGGGAAGGGCAAGGCGACCGACCTGCTCGGCACCAGCGTCGACTACGTCGTGAAGTTCAACGGCGGCAACAACGCCGGCCACACGGTCGTCATCACCGACGCCTCCGGGCACACCGAGAAGTACGCGCTGCACCTGCTGCCCAGCGGCATCCTCACGCCCGGTTGCACGCCCGTGATCGGCAACGGCGTCGTCGTCGACCTGGCCGTGCTGTTCGAGGAGCTCGATGCGCTCGAGCAGCGCGGGGTCGACGTGAGCCGGCTCCGGATCAGTGCCAACGCGCACGTGATCGCGGACTACAACCGCACCCTGGACAAGGTCACCGAGCGCTTCCTCGGCTCGCGGCGCATCGGCACGACCGGGCGCGGGATCGGCCCGACGTACGCCGACAAGATGAACCGGATCGGCATCCGGGTCCAGGACATCTTCGACGAGAAGATCCTGACCCAGAAGGTCGAGGGCGTCCTGGACCTGAAGAACCAGGTGCTCACCAAGATCTACAACCGGCGCGCGGCGACCGTGGAGGCCACCGTCGAGGAGCTGCTCGCGTTCGCCGACCGGCTGCGGCCGATGGTCTGCGACACCGGGCTGCTGCTCAACCAGGCCCTGGACCGCGGCGAGACCGTGCTGCTCGAGGCCGGCCAGGCCACGCTCCTCGACGTCGACCACGGCACCTACCCGTTCGTGACGTCCTCCTCGGCCACCGCCGGCGGAGCCTGCACCGGCTCCGGCATCCCACCGCGCCGCCTCGAGCAGGTGATCGGCATCGTGAAGGCCTACACCACGCGCGTCGGCGAAGGGCCGTTCCCGACCGAGCTGCACGACGACGCCGGCGAGCACCTGCGCAAGGTCGGCGCCGAGTTCGGCACCACGACCGGCCGGCCGCGGCGCTGCGGCTGGTACGACGCCGTCATCGCCCGCTACGCCGCCCGGGTCAACGGCGTCACCGACTTCGTGCTCACCAAGCTCGACGTGCTCACCGGGCTCGAGCAGGTGCCGGTGTGCGTGGCGTACGACGTGGGCGGGGTGCGCCACGACGAGATGCCGGTCAACCAGACCGACTTCCACCACGCCGTGCCGATCTACGAGTACCTCCCCGGTTGGTGGGAGGACATCTCCGGGGCCCGCACGCTCGCCGACCTGCCGGCCAACGCCCAGGCCTACGTCAAGGCGGTCGAGGAGATGTCCGGTGCCCGGATCTCCGCGGTCGGCGTCGGGCCGTCCCGCGACGCGACCGTCGCCATCCACGACCTGATCTGA